A region from the Medicago truncatula cultivar Jemalong A17 chromosome 6, MtrunA17r5.0-ANR, whole genome shotgun sequence genome encodes:
- the LOC25480061 gene encoding albumin-2, which translates to MTKSGYINAVFRSSRKNEAYFFINDKLLVLDYAPGTSNDKILHGPVFVRHGFPSLDNTKFGSNGIDCAFDTDDNEAFVFYQGLCAKIEYVPQTDKDKIISGPMKIAEMFPFLEGTGFEHGIDAAFRSTLNKEVYLFRGDKYARIDYGTNSLVQIIRDINSGFTCFRDTIFEKGIDAAFASHIPNEAYLFKGDNFVRITFTPGRSDDYIMGGVRSTLDVWKSLRDIIPLKN; encoded by the coding sequence ATGACGAAATCTGGTTACATAAATGCTGTATTTCGTTCATCTAGGAAAAATGAAGCATACTTTTTCATCAATGATAAGCTCTTGGTTTTGGATTATGCTCCCGGAACCAGCAACGATAAGATTTTACATGGACCTGTTTTTGTTCGCCACGGGTTTCCATCGCTTGATAATACAAAATTTGGAAGCAATGGAATAGATTGTGCCTTTGACACCGATGACAACGAGGCGTTCGTCTTTTATCAAGGTCTTTGTGCTAAGATAGAATATGTTCCACAAACTGACAAAGACAAAATAATCTCAGGTCCTATGAAAATTGCGGAAATGTTTCCTTTTTTAGAAGGAACGGGTTTTGAACATGGAATAGACGCTGCATTCAGGTCAACTTTGAACAAAGAGGTTTACTTGTTCAGAGGAGATAAGTATGCTCGTATAGACTATGGCACGAACAGTCTTGTTCAAATTATCAGGGACATCAACAGCGGGTTTACTTGTTTCCGAGACACGATCTTTGAAAAGGGAATCGATGCGGCTTTTGCTTCTCATATCCCGAATGAAGCTTACCTTTTCAAAGGAGATAACTTTGTGCGTATCACTTTTACACCAGGAAGATCAGATGACTACATTATGGGGGGTGTTAGGTCAACTCTTGATGTTTGGAAGTCTCTTCGGGACATCATACCTCTGAAGAATTAA